The Drosophila biarmipes strain raj3 chromosome X, RU_DBia_V1.1, whole genome shotgun sequence genome includes the window TCCAGCATGTAGTAGTCCATGGCGCACTTGGCCTGCTCCGCCAGATCCTCCCCGAAGCGCATCGAGAATCGCAGGTGCTCCACAATCTGCTCCcgcttgcgcagcagatccaGGTACGACCTCTCCACGTACTCGCTGTACCTGATCTGCTCGAGGAACGCGGCCAGGTTCTTGGGCTCCCGCATGTGGAAGGGCGAGTCCAGCTTGGGCACGATCTGCTCCTCGCGCAGCACCCAGTGGTTGCAGGCCAGCAGCAGGTGGCAGGCGCCCAGCAGCACGGCCAATGCCAGCGGGCACGGGCGCATCTTGGCGGAGCGGAGGATCAGGACGAGGAGATGCACTCCGGATGCGGCAATCCAAATCCAAAAAACTCggtttgtttaaaaaaaaaaacaaactcgCCGGCGTGTGACCAGAGCGGGCACTCACTAAAGGCCAAGGTCACACTGAGGTGCTGCAATACCGTTTGgtattttggtatattttgaGCAAGGCATTTAGGAGAACCCCCCCCTAAGGTCCTACTGAACCTGTGCGTTTCGAAAAAACGTGCGGATTTTCGGGCCATATACTGGGAACCTATTTGTAATCCTAGACGAGATGGGTGGCCAGGGAAAGATGATCAACCGGAAGCGGAAGTTTGTGGGCCGCAAGGCGGACGATCCCGAGTTCGACCTGGACAAGAAGCAGTTCAAGGTGCTCCACCTGAACGCCACCGAGAAGCGGCTGATCATCGTTCTGGAGGGCGCCCAGCTGGAGACGGTGAAGGTGGGTGCATCATCTCGTGCAAGGAGGGGCGATCCTAATGCATCTTTCTTCCCCAAAGGTACACAACACCTTCGAGCTGCTGAACTGCGACGATCACGCGGGCATTATGCGCAAGAACCAAAGGGATCCCGGCTCGTGTCGCCCGGACATCACCCACCAGTGCCTGCTGATGCTCTTCGACTCTCCCCTGAACCGGGCTGGTCTGCTCCAGGTCTTCGTGCGCACGGAGCACAATGTGCTGATCGAAATCAATCCCCAGACCCGGATACCCAGAACCTTCAAGCGCTTTGCCGGCTTGATGGTCCAGCTGCTGCACAAGTTCCAGATCCGGGCCAACGACTCCTCGCGTCGTCTGATGAGCGTGATCAAGAACCCCATCACGGACCATGTGCCGGTCGGGTGCAAGAAGTACGCCATGAGCTTCTCCGGCAAACTGGTGGCCAACTGCCGGGATCTGGTGCCGCACGGCGAGGAGGGCACTGCCGGCTACGACGAGCCCGTGGTCATTGTCATCGGAGCCTTCGCACACGGCGTCCTGAAGACGGACTACACGGAGGAGCTGTTCTCCATCAGCAACTACCCACTCTCGGCGGCCATCGCGTGCTCCAAACTCTGCTCCGCCTTCGAGGAGGTGTGGGGCGTGGTCTAGGCCCGCCGATCATTGTTTTCATAGGTTAGTCTTAGCTAGTACTTAGTCTACACATATTCTCTAAAGGCGTTTCCATTAAATTGGGTGGAATTCCAAGGACTGCAACTATATTTTATGTCTTCAAATTGAAGTGGGACTAGGATTTGGAGTAAATGAGGTGCTAACGTTTGTTAAAGATCGTATTTGCAATAATCCTGCAAATGATTGATTGATTTAATTGCATGTCAAAGTCAAAATCGGATCATTCATTTGAATTCAAccaaattaaatggaaattgaagtagtatttaattataaaatatacacgCTTTTTAAGTGAATATTTCTAAGTTTAAAAAGTGGTGAGCCTTTTAAGAATACATCTATAAACATGTGCCAATATTTGTTCTTTTGGTCTAAAGTAGGTTTATATTAGGCTTTTTCccaatttatttgcattttaaaatgttttctgcCGGGAAAGCAACTT containing:
- the LOC108021975 gene encoding ribosomal RNA small subunit methyltransferase NEP1, whose protein sequence is MGGQGKMINRKRKFVGRKADDPEFDLDKKQFKVLHLNATEKRLIIVLEGAQLETVKVHNTFELLNCDDHAGIMRKNQRDPGSCRPDITHQCLLMLFDSPLNRAGLLQVFVRTEHNVLIEINPQTRIPRTFKRFAGLMVQLLHKFQIRANDSSRRLMSVIKNPITDHVPVGCKKYAMSFSGKLVANCRDLVPHGEEGTAGYDEPVVIVIGAFAHGVLKTDYTEELFSISNYPLSAAIACSKLCSAFEEVWGVV